One Actinospica robiniae DSM 44927 genomic region harbors:
- a CDS encoding sensor histidine kinase, whose protein sequence is MSSTHAFPADAPPPGPPAAPEPSLPRAERASFLRTPFTSRTWAECLYGLIGLPLGVFGFALTVTFLSLGAGLLVTVIGVFALGFAVVLGRWLGALNRGLLNTLLHERIKSPGRFRGRRKGFFGWAIGRVADPVGWRGLAYALVRYPLSVATFVVTVAFWAYTLAGLTYWFWWRFLPEQRGPNGVMHRGASLWNTEHSAYFLDTLPRRLMLVGIGLVLLWLTPWIVRGFVSLDRLLGRALLGPVSVSQRVRDLEASRTDAVNVSNEQLRRIERDLHDGTQARLVALAMNLGQAKEDLASGDAEAAERARGLIDGAHQQTKETLTELRDLARGIHPPVLDNGLEAALASMAARSPIRVTLAVDLSRRPSPVAETICYFAVAELVTNAIKHSTASGISVRIRERTGDLVFAVTDNGRGGALPGAGSGLAGVERRLRTVDGTLDIDSPIGGPTTMTGVLPLEA, encoded by the coding sequence ATGTCCAGCACTCACGCGTTTCCCGCGGATGCGCCGCCGCCCGGGCCTCCGGCCGCCCCGGAGCCCTCGCTGCCGCGCGCCGAACGGGCCTCCTTCCTGCGCACGCCCTTCACCAGCCGCACCTGGGCCGAATGCCTGTACGGGCTGATCGGCCTGCCGCTGGGTGTGTTCGGCTTCGCACTGACCGTGACCTTCCTGTCCCTCGGGGCCGGTCTGCTGGTCACCGTGATCGGTGTGTTCGCGCTCGGGTTCGCCGTCGTGCTCGGCCGTTGGCTGGGCGCGCTCAACCGCGGCTTGCTCAATACCCTGCTGCACGAGCGGATCAAGTCGCCGGGGCGGTTCCGGGGGCGGCGCAAGGGCTTCTTCGGCTGGGCGATCGGCCGGGTGGCGGACCCGGTGGGCTGGCGCGGCCTGGCTTACGCGCTGGTCCGGTATCCCTTGTCGGTGGCCACTTTCGTCGTCACCGTCGCGTTCTGGGCGTACACGCTGGCCGGGCTCACCTACTGGTTCTGGTGGCGGTTCCTGCCGGAGCAGCGCGGGCCGAACGGGGTGATGCACCGCGGTGCCTCGCTGTGGAACACCGAGCACTCGGCTTACTTCCTCGACACGCTGCCGCGCCGGCTGATGCTGGTGGGGATCGGACTGGTGCTGCTCTGGCTGACGCCGTGGATCGTGCGCGGGTTCGTGTCCCTGGACCGGCTGCTCGGGCGGGCTCTGCTCGGGCCGGTCTCGGTCTCGCAGCGGGTGCGCGATCTCGAGGCGAGCCGTACGGATGCGGTCAACGTCTCGAACGAGCAGCTGCGCCGGATCGAGCGCGATCTGCACGACGGCACCCAGGCGCGCCTGGTCGCGCTGGCGATGAATCTGGGGCAGGCCAAGGAGGATCTGGCCAGCGGCGACGCGGAGGCCGCCGAGCGTGCCAGAGGGCTGATCGACGGGGCGCATCAGCAGACGAAGGAGACTCTCACCGAGCTGCGCGACCTGGCTCGGGGGATCCACCCGCCGGTGCTCGACAACGGTCTCGAGGCCGCGCTGGCCTCCATGGCGGCGCGCAGTCCGATCCGGGTGACGCTCGCGGTGGATCTGAGTCGGCGGCCCTCGCCGGTGGCCGAGACGATCTGCTACTTCGCCGTGGCGGAACTGGTCACCAACGCGATCAAGCACAGTACGGCCAGCGGTATCAGCGTTCGTATCCGTGAGCGCACCGGCGACCTGGTGTTCGCAGTGACGGACAACGGCCGCGGCGGCGCGCTGCCGGGCGCCGGAAGCGGGTTGGCCGGCGTGGAACGGCGGCTGCGCACGGTGGACGGCACGCTGGACATCGACAGCCCGATAGGCGGCCCGACCACCATGACCGGCGTGCTGCCGCTCGAGGCCTGA
- a CDS encoding response regulator transcription factor, with the protein MRIVIAEDSAILRDGLAHLLTLRGHDVVAQVADPASAVTAVDEHRPDVTVLDIRMPPTFTDEGIRVALALRGAHPDLGILVFSQYIEARYAATLLEHGARGIGYLLKDRVADVSEFIDALDRVAYGGTALDPEIVTAMLGARQDRALESLTPRETEVLSLMAEGRSNAAIGRTLVVSDGAVEKHIGNVFAKLGLEPGADEHRRVVAVLRYLDRR; encoded by the coding sequence ATGCGCATCGTCATCGCGGAGGACTCGGCCATCCTGCGGGACGGGCTTGCCCATCTGCTGACCCTGCGCGGCCACGACGTGGTCGCGCAGGTGGCCGACCCGGCGTCGGCCGTCACAGCGGTGGACGAGCACCGGCCGGACGTCACGGTGCTCGACATCCGGATGCCCCCGACGTTCACGGATGAGGGCATCCGGGTCGCGCTCGCGCTGCGTGGCGCGCATCCCGATCTCGGCATCCTGGTGTTCTCCCAGTACATCGAGGCGCGGTACGCGGCCACGCTGCTGGAGCACGGGGCGCGCGGGATCGGCTATCTGCTCAAGGACCGGGTCGCGGACGTATCAGAGTTCATTGATGCGCTGGACCGGGTGGCCTACGGCGGGACGGCGCTGGACCCGGAGATCGTCACGGCGATGCTCGGCGCCCGCCAGGATCGGGCGCTGGAGTCGCTGACCCCGCGCGAGACCGAAGTGCTGAGTCTCATGGCCGAGGGGCGTTCGAACGCTGCGATCGGACGCACGCTGGTGGTCTCGGACGGCGCGGTGGAGAAGCACATCGGCAACGTCTTCGCCAAGCTGGGGCTCGAGCCGGGCGCCGATGAGCATCGCCGCGTGGTCGCCGTGCTGCGCTACTTGGACCGGCGCTGA
- a CDS encoding NAD-dependent epimerase/dehydratase family protein, with the protein MILLTGGLGFIGSHTTRALLDRGESCVLAQRRTEFEAPLFPDEIGTRVQIEQVDVTDREALFRLGDKHHITGIVHLAGSFFGDPVADARANPAGLLNLIDAARGWGVERIGVASTIGVYGGGVSPLREDQPLPLTARHDIEAAKKIYEILVSQLSAATGIEMYCARIGAIWGPLGRTASRFFAVPQLIHAAVAGTPVDISTLPGGALPYENDGMDLLYVRDCGRALASLQLAERLEHGVYNVSGGRMTTYREIADGLAATLPGHETVLTPGDDPCPRFPALWLDISRLRHDTGYEPSYDATRAVADYVDWIQRRSK; encoded by the coding sequence CGGCTTCATCGGGTCCCACACGACGCGGGCGCTACTCGACCGCGGCGAGTCCTGCGTGCTCGCGCAGCGCCGCACGGAATTCGAGGCACCCCTGTTCCCGGACGAAATCGGCACACGCGTCCAGATCGAGCAGGTGGACGTCACCGACCGGGAAGCGCTGTTCCGCCTCGGCGACAAGCACCACATCACCGGCATCGTGCATCTGGCCGGCTCCTTCTTCGGCGACCCGGTCGCCGACGCGCGGGCCAATCCGGCCGGCCTGCTGAACCTCATCGACGCCGCGCGCGGGTGGGGCGTCGAACGCATCGGCGTGGCCAGCACGATCGGCGTCTACGGCGGAGGTGTCAGCCCTCTGCGCGAAGACCAGCCACTTCCCCTCACCGCGCGCCACGACATCGAAGCGGCGAAGAAGATCTATGAAATCCTCGTCTCCCAACTGAGCGCGGCGACCGGTATCGAGATGTACTGCGCGCGCATCGGCGCGATCTGGGGCCCGCTCGGCCGCACAGCGTCGCGTTTCTTCGCCGTGCCACAGCTGATCCACGCCGCGGTGGCCGGAACGCCGGTAGACATCAGTACCCTGCCTGGCGGCGCGCTGCCCTACGAGAACGACGGAATGGACCTGCTGTACGTGCGCGACTGCGGCAGGGCTCTGGCAAGCCTGCAACTCGCCGAACGGCTCGAGCACGGCGTCTACAACGTCTCCGGCGGACGCATGACCACGTATCGCGAGATCGCGGACGGCCTGGCAGCGACCCTGCCGGGCCACGAGACGGTACTCACGCCGGGCGACGATCCGTGTCCGCGCTTCCCGGCCCTGTGGCTCGACATCAGCAGGCTGCGTCACGACACCGGATACGAGCCGTCATACGATGCCACGCGAGCCGTCGCGGACTATGTGGATTGGATTCAGCGCCGGTCCAAGTAG